One stretch of Musicola paradisiaca NCPPB 2511 DNA includes these proteins:
- a CDS encoding DNA polymerase III subunit psi: MASRRDWLLQQLGMTQWVLRRPAALRGEIAVNLPSAVRLLIVADPLPANDDPLLLDVLRSLALAPEQSYSLTPQQAAMLPEPIHCHCWWQGVAPSREPDGVQLTSPALAELSYNAGAKRALWQQIYHHEHNFHSDRRRSDGSLPD, encoded by the coding sequence ATGGCATCACGACGGGACTGGCTGCTACAGCAATTGGGGATGACGCAGTGGGTATTGCGTCGTCCGGCCGCGTTGCGGGGCGAAATCGCCGTCAACCTGCCGTCGGCGGTGCGCTTGCTGATCGTCGCCGACCCGCTGCCGGCCAATGATGACCCGCTGCTGCTGGACGTGCTGCGCAGTCTGGCCCTCGCGCCGGAACAATCCTACAGCCTGACACCGCAGCAGGCGGCGATGCTGCCCGAACCTATTCACTGCCACTGCTGGTGGCAGGGCGTGGCCCCCAGCCGTGAACCCGACGGCGTGCAGTTGACCAGCCCGGCGCTTGCCGAGCTTTCCTATAACGCCGGGGCGAAACGCGCCCTGTGGCAACAGATTTATCACCATGAACACAATTTCCACTCTGACCGACGCCGATCTGACGGCAGCCTACCGGATTGA
- a CDS encoding sigma-70 family RNA polymerase sigma factor codes for MSAVNTASPSDLQQLYQQHHGWLQGLLCKRLGNLCDAADLAHDIFVQLLTRPRHFDSHEGARAYLSVMAQGLCVDLWRRRSLEQAWRQSLNDCEQVHALSAEQHTIILETLYQVDAMLRQLPDNVRVAFILSQIQGQTYAQIAITLGVSERMVKKYMAQAMLHCILLEAEHHGHEVVQP; via the coding sequence ATGTCCGCCGTCAATACTGCCAGCCCTTCTGACCTTCAGCAGCTTTATCAGCAGCATCACGGCTGGCTGCAAGGGCTGCTATGCAAACGGCTGGGCAATCTGTGCGACGCCGCCGATCTGGCGCACGATATTTTTGTACAGTTGCTGACTCGTCCGCGTCACTTCGACAGCCATGAAGGCGCACGCGCCTACCTCAGCGTGATGGCGCAGGGCCTGTGCGTCGATCTGTGGCGCCGCCGGTCGCTGGAACAGGCCTGGCGGCAGTCGTTGAACGACTGCGAACAGGTGCATGCGCTATCTGCCGAGCAACACACCATCATTCTGGAAACCCTGTATCAGGTCGACGCCATGTTGCGCCAATTGCCGGACAATGTGCGCGTTGCCTTTATCCTGTCACAGATTCAGGGGCAGACTTACGCGCAGATCGCTATCACACTCGGCGTCAGTGAGCGGATGGTGAAAAAATATATGGCGCAGGCGATGCTGCACTGCATCTTGCTGGAAGCGGAGCATCATGGCCACGAGGTCGTGCAGCCGTGA
- the rsmC gene encoding 16S rRNA (guanine(1207)-N(2))-methyltransferase RsmC gives MSAYTPASEVILRHSDEFIARRVLFAGDLQDTLPARFEAASVCAHTSQYHHWQQLRPALGDKAHFSLLADAGMTADCDTLIYYWPKSKQEAQFQLYNLLSLLPVGCDIFVVGENRSGVRSAEGMLDGIASVNKIDSARRCGLYFGRLEQQPAFSPDAWWQDYEVDGVSVRTLPGVFSRDGLDAGSQLLLSTLEAHRKGKVLDIACGAGVLASVFAQRSPKIRLTLSDVSAAALEASQATLASNQLEGQVLASNVYSDIVGRFDLIISNPPFHDGMQTSLHAAEMLIRGAASHLNQDGELRIVANAFLPYPALLDETFGSHEVIAHNGRFRVYRAVLRRGKAGKA, from the coding sequence ATGTCCGCCTATACCCCCGCCAGTGAAGTGATCCTGCGCCATAGTGATGAATTTATTGCCCGCCGCGTGCTGTTTGCCGGCGATTTGCAGGACACGTTGCCTGCCCGGTTCGAGGCGGCATCGGTTTGCGCGCACACCTCTCAGTATCATCATTGGCAGCAGTTGCGCCCGGCGCTGGGGGACAAGGCCCACTTTTCCCTGCTGGCCGACGCCGGGATGACGGCGGATTGCGATACCTTGATTTACTACTGGCCGAAGAGCAAACAGGAAGCTCAGTTTCAGCTGTATAACCTGTTGTCGCTGCTGCCGGTCGGGTGCGACATCTTCGTCGTCGGGGAAAACCGTAGCGGCGTTCGTAGCGCGGAAGGCATGTTGGACGGCATCGCCAGTGTGAACAAAATCGACAGCGCGCGCCGCTGCGGCTTGTATTTCGGCCGTCTGGAGCAGCAACCGGCGTTTTCGCCGGATGCGTGGTGGCAGGATTACGAGGTAGATGGGGTGTCGGTTCGCACGTTACCGGGGGTATTTAGCCGTGATGGGCTGGATGCAGGCAGCCAGCTGTTGCTGTCCACGTTGGAGGCGCACCGCAAGGGCAAAGTGCTGGATATCGCCTGCGGCGCCGGGGTGTTGGCGTCGGTATTCGCCCAACGCTCACCCAAAATCCGCCTGACGTTGAGCGATGTCAGCGCCGCCGCGCTGGAAGCCAGCCAGGCTACGCTGGCGAGCAATCAGTTGGAAGGACAGGTGCTGGCCAGCAACGTCTATTCGGATATCGTCGGCCGCTTCGACCTGATTATCTCCAACCCGCCGTTTCATGACGGGATGCAGACCAGCCTGCATGCGGCGGAAATGTTGATTCGCGGCGCGGCATCCCACCTGAATCAGGATGGCGAACTGCGGATTGTCGCCAATGCATTCCTGCCTTACCCAGCGCTGCTGGATGAGACCTTCGGCAGTCATGAAGTTATCGCCCATAATGGCCGTTTCCGCGTATACCGCGCGGTGCTGCGGCGCGGTAAAGCGGGCAAGGCCTGA
- the rimI gene encoding ribosomal protein S18-alanine N-acetyltransferase, whose amino-acid sequence MNTISTLTDADLTAAYRIECLSHAFPWTEKTFLGNQGERYLNLKLSHEQQLVAYAITQVVLDEATLFNIAVHPAHQRQGYGLQLLEHLIGELEERGIVTLWLEVRASNQGAIALYQHLGFNEVSVRRDYYPTANGREDAIIMALPLG is encoded by the coding sequence ATGAACACAATTTCCACTCTGACCGACGCCGATCTGACGGCAGCCTACCGGATTGAATGCCTGAGCCACGCGTTCCCGTGGACGGAAAAAACCTTTCTCGGCAACCAGGGCGAGCGTTACCTCAACCTGAAGCTGAGCCATGAACAGCAACTGGTGGCCTACGCCATCACCCAGGTGGTGCTGGATGAAGCCACGTTGTTCAACATCGCCGTTCACCCAGCGCATCAACGCCAGGGTTACGGCCTGCAGTTGCTGGAGCACCTGATTGGCGAGCTGGAAGAAAGGGGGATCGTCACCCTATGGCTGGAAGTGCGGGCCTCCAACCAGGGCGCCATCGCGCTCTACCAACATCTCGGATTTAACGAAGTTTCGGTGCGACGGGATTACTACCCCACCGCCAACGGGCGCGAGGATGCGATCATTATGGCGCTGCCGCTGGGTTGA